Part of the Amycolatopsis sp. 195334CR genome is shown below.
ACGAGCCGGAGAAGGCGGCGTGGACGGGGCTGATCTCGCTCGTGCTGTTGCTGCCCGGCAAGCTGGAGTCGCCGCTGCGGCAGGACCACGGGCTCACCCTGTTCGAGTACCTGGTGCTCAGCCACCTGTCCGAGGCGCCGGAGCGCACGCTGCGGATGGGGCAGCTGGCCTTCCTCGCCAGCGGGTCGCTGTCCCGGCTGTCCAATGTGGTCAAACGCTGCGAGCAGCGCGGCTGGGTGGTGCGCACCCCCGATCCGGCCGACGGGCGCTACACCCTCGCCGAACTCACCGACGCGGGCTTCGAGGTCGTGCGCGAGGCGGCGCCCACGCACCTGCGGTCGGTCCGCCGGATCGTGCTCGACTCGCTCAACGCGGCCGACCAGAAGGCACTCGTGCGCATCGCGGAGAAGCTCCGCATCGTGCCGGACGACTTCGCTAAGCCGTGATGGCGGCGGCCGCCTCCACCAGTGCGGCCAGCAACGCGG
Proteins encoded:
- a CDS encoding MarR family winged helix-turn-helix transcriptional regulator: MSEDEELRWLDEPEKAAWTGLISLVLLLPGKLESPLRQDHGLTLFEYLVLSHLSEAPERTLRMGQLAFLASGSLSRLSNVVKRCEQRGWVVRTPDPADGRYTLAELTDAGFEVVREAAPTHLRSVRRIVLDSLNAADQKALVRIAEKLRIVPDDFAKP